A window of the Helianthus annuus cultivar XRQ/B chromosome 4, HanXRQr2.0-SUNRISE, whole genome shotgun sequence genome harbors these coding sequences:
- the LOC110936086 gene encoding cytochrome P450 81D11 → MEWAMSLLLNNPSVLKKAHGEIEKYVGHDRRVEESDMCNLPYLDCIIKETMRMLPPAPLFPHESSNDCMVGGYHVPKGTMLLVNVWAIHNDPNIWGDPKKFRPERFEGLEGYRDGFKLMPFGFGRRGCPGEDMAMRLVRLALGSLIQCFEWERTSESEVDMSEGTEGLNMSKAISLVAICHPRPTMLNLLSQL, encoded by the coding sequence ATGGAGTGGGCAATGTCACTTTTACTAAACAATCCAAGTGTTCTGAAGAAGGCACATGGTGAGATCGAAAAATATGTTGGTCACGATCGTCGTGTTGAGGAGTCAGACATGTGTAATCTACCTTATCTTGATTGCATAATAAAGGAAACAATGAGAATGCTTCCTCCAGCTCCTTTGTTCCCTCACGAGTCATCAAACGATTGCATGGTAGGAGGATACCATGTTCCTAAAGGGACAATGCTATTAGTCAATGTGTGGGCAATACACAATGATCCAAACATATGGGGAGACCCCAAAAAATTCAGACCAGAGAGATTTGAAGGTCTAGAAGGTTATAGAGATGGTTTCAAGTTAATGCCTTTTGGGTTCGGAAGGAGAGGTTGTCCAGGGGAAGACATGGCAATGCGTTTGGTCAGGTTGGCGTTGGGATCTCTGATTCAGTGCTTTGAGTGGGAGCGAACAAGTGAGAGCGAGGTTGATATGAGCGAAGGGACCGAAGGATTAAACATGTCCAAGGCTATAAGCTTGGTGGCAATATGTCACCCTCGTCCTACAATGTTAAATCTACTATCACAACTTTGA
- the LOC110933178 gene encoding uncharacterized mitochondrial protein AtMg00810-like produces the protein MTRFITSLHNKFAIKDLGTLNYFLGLEASSTTDGIFLCQSKYATEVLQRADLLDCKPVSTPLVVNESLTANGVLHPDPTLYRSLIGPLKYLTITRPDISYAVNHVSQFLQAPTITHFKYVKWILRYVKGPVSYGLVFSRPSTTTVLGYSNTD, from the coding sequence ATGACCCGCTTCATTACCTCTCTACACAACAAATTTGCCATCAAGGACCTTGGCACTCTCAACTACTTTTTGGGTCTAGAAGCCTCATCCACAACCGATGGTATCTTCCTCTGCCAATCCAAGTATGCTACTGAAGTTCTCCAACGGGCTGACTTACTTGATTGTAAGCCGGTCTCCACTCCTCTGGTTGTTAACGAGTCCCTCACGGCTAATGGTGTTCTTCATCCAGATCCCACCTTGTACCGTTCACTCATTGGTCCTCTCAAGTACTTGACCATCACTCGCCCTGATATCTCCTATGCGGTTAATCATGTTAGTCAATTTCTGCAGGCACCAACTATCACTCACTTTAAATATGTCAAATGGATACTTCGGTACGTGAAAGGTCCAGTCTCCTATGGTCTTGTTTTCTCCAGACCATCAACCACTACAGTTCTCGGTTATTCTAATACTGACTAG